The following proteins are encoded in a genomic region of Dioscorea cayenensis subsp. rotundata cultivar TDr96_F1 chromosome 8, TDr96_F1_v2_PseudoChromosome.rev07_lg8_w22 25.fasta, whole genome shotgun sequence:
- the LOC120267004 gene encoding probable serine/threonine-protein kinase BSK3, producing MGSCFSNLRSFGWDSQYKASVLEAPDVENEVKGEVDGLPVFQEYSFEQLRLATSGFAVENIVSEHGEKAPNVVYKGKLDAQRRIAVKRFNRAAWPDPRQFMEEARSVGQLRNHRLANLLGCCAEEEERLLVAEYLPNDTLAKHLFHWETQPMKWPMRLRVVLYLAQALEYCTSKGRALYHDLNAYRVLFDDDCNPRLSCFGLMKNSRDGKSYSTNLAFTPPEYLRTGRVTPESVIYSFGTLLLDVLSGKHIPPSRALDLIRDRNFETLTDSCLEGQFSDEDGTELVRLASRCLHYEQRERPNVKSLVTALAPLQNDVDVPSYVLMDVPHGGTSSLESLPLSPLGDACFRMDLTAIHEILEQVGYKDDEGTANELSFQMWTDQMQETLNSKKKGDNAFRHKDFNTAIECYTQFIDVGTMVSPTVFARRCLSYLMTDMPQQALSDAVQALVVSPIWPTAFYLQAAALSSLGMDNEAQEALKDGSSLETKKNGNSSH from the exons aTGGGGTCTTGTTTCTCCAATTTGAGATCTTTCGGCTGGGATTCTCAGTACAAAGCAAGCGTCCTTGAGGCCCCTGATGTTG AGAATGAGGTGAAGGGTGAGGTGGATGGCCTGCCTGTGTTCCAGGAGTACTCATTTGAGCAGCTCAGGCTTGCGACCTCTGGATTTGCTGTGGAGAACATTGTTTCTGAACATGGAGAAAAGGCCCCTAATGTTGTTTACAAGGGAAAGCTGGATGCACAGCGGCGAATAGCTGTCAAGCGGTTTAATCGTGCTGCATGGCCTGATCCTCGCCAATTCATG GAAGAAGCGAGATCTGTTGGTCAACTCCGAAATCACAGATTGGCAAATTTGCTTGGGTGTTgtgctgaagaagaagagagattgCTTGTAGCAGAGTATCTGCCCAATGATACACTTGCCAAACACCTTTTTCACT GGGAAACTCAACCTATGAAATGGCCAATGCGATTGAGGGTGGTACTTTATCTAGCCCAAGCTCTTGAATACTGCACTAGCAAGGGCCGTGCACTCTATCATGATCTTAATGCATATCGAGTTCTTTTTGATGAT GATTGTAATCCCAGGCTTTCATGCTTTGGTCTGATGAAGAATAGCAGGGACGGGAAAAGTTATAGCACAAATTTGGCATTTACTCCTCCTGAATATTTAAGAACTG GAAGGGTCACTCCAGAAAGTGTGATATATAGCTTTGGTACGTTGTTGCTTGATGTTCTTAGTGGAAAGCATATCCCACCTAGTCGT gCACTTGACTTGATAAGAGATCGTAATTTCGAAACACTCACGGACTCCTGTTTAGAAGGACAATTCTCAGATGAAGATGGGACTGAACTAGTGCGTTTAGCTTCCAGATGTTTACATTATGAGCAACGTGAGCGACCTAACGTGAAATCATTAGTGACTGCTCTGGCACCTCTACAAAATGATGTTGAT GTTCCGTCTTATGTATTGATGGATGTACCGCATGGCGGAACATCCTCATTAGAATCACTTCCTCTTTCCCCCCTTGGTGATGCTTGCTTCAGGATGGATCTAACAGCAATACATGAGATACTGGAACAGGTTGGATATAAAGATGATGAAGGAACGGCAAATGAG CTTTCATTTCAAATGTGGACTGATCAAATGCAAGAAACATTGAACTCCAAGAAAAAGGGTGATAATGCTTTTCGGCATAAAGATTTTAATACTGCTATTGAGTGCTACACACAG TTCATTGATGTTGGTACAATGGTTTCGCCAACTGTTTTTGCTCGACGGTGTCTGTCTTATCTGATGACTGACATGCCACAGCAAGCTCTTAGTGATGCAGTACAGGCACTGGTTGTATCCCCGATATGGCCAACAGCATTTTATCTTCAGGCGGCTGCGCTATCTTCTCTCGGAATGGATAATGAAGCTCAAGAAGCATTAAAGGATGGCTCATCTCTTGAAACCAAAAAGAATGGGAATTCTAGCCATTAA
- the LOC120267003 gene encoding vacuolar protein sorting-associated protein 53 A isoform X1, with the protein MDKSSALEYINQMFPTEASLSGVEPLMQKIHSEIRRVDAGILAAVRQQSNSGTKAKEDLAAATHAVQELMYKIREIKSKAEQSEAMVQEICRDIKKLDFAKKHITTTITALHRLTMLVSAVEQLQVMASKRQYKEAAAQLEAVNQLCSHFEAYRDVPKINELREKFKNIKKILKSHVFSDFSSLGTGKETEEANLLQHLSDACLVVDALEPSVREELVKNFCNKELISYQQIFEGAELAKLDKTERRYAWIKRRLRTNEEIWKIFPPAWHVDYLLCIQFCKLTRSQLVDILNNLKEKPDVATLLSALQRTLEFEEELAKKFSGGTTNSRSREYGDDVDDVDEGENSNKRIVSDIQKKYEKKLALHRGGGTEQEDKQKELLIPGAGFNFRGIISSCFEVHLTVYVELEEKTLMEHLEKLVQEETWETEEGSQTNILSSSMQVFLIIRKSLKRCASLTKNQTLFNLFEVFKRILRSYATKLYARLPKGGTGIVAAATGTDGQIKTSDRDERMICYIVNTAEYCHQTSGELAENVSKIIESQFAEKIDISDVQDEFSAVITKALLTLVYGLETKFDAEMIAMTRVPWANLESVGDQSEYVNGIISILTSSIPALGNLLSPTYFQFFLDKLAASLGPRFYLNIYKCKQISETGAQQMLLDTQAVKTILLEIPALGKQATVVAGYSKFVNREMSKAEALLKVILSPIESVGDTYRALIPEGTPLEFQRILDLKGLKKVDQQSLMEDFNKHNTGIKHHSMAPTVMTPAPAPPTIPTLAPTSTSSSTTTMPGGAIVSREDVLARAAALGRGAATIGFKRFLALTEAAKDRKDGPFRKLFNP; encoded by the exons aTGGACAAGTCAAGTGCTTTAGAGTATATCAACCAGATGTTCCCAACTG AAGCATCTTTATCTGGTGTGGAGCCACTAATGCAAAAGATACACAGTGAGATTCGTCGTGTGGATGCAGGGATATTGGCAGCTGTTCGCCAACAG AGTAATTCAGGGACAAAAGCAAAGGAAGATCTTGCTGCTGCAACACATGCTGTTCAG GAATTGATGTACAAGATAcgagaaatcaaatcaaaagcTGAACAAAGTGAAGCAATGGTTCAGGAAATTTGCCGGGACATCAAGAAATTGGATTTTGCAAAGAAGCATATAACCACTACAATTACTGCTCTTCATCGCCTTACCATGCTAG TCTCAGCTGTTGAGCAACTGCAAGTAATGGCTTCAAAACGCCAGTATAAGGAGGCTGCTGCTCAGTTGGAG GCAGTAAACCAGTTATGCAGTCATTTTGAAGCTTATAGGGATGTGCCAAAGATAAATGAACTCCGAGAGAAGTTTAAGAACATCAAGAAGATACTCAAGTCTCATGTGTTTTCAGATTTTTCAAG CCTGGGGACTGGAAAAGAGACAGAAGAAGCTAATTTGCTGCAACATTTATCAGATGCTTGCTTAGTGGTCGATGCTCTGGAACCATCTGTAAGGGAAGAACTGGTGAAAAATTTCTGCAACAAAGAACTTATTTCATATCAACAGATCTTTGAAGGAGCAG AACTGGCAAAATTGGATAAGACAGAAAGGAGATATGCATGGATAAAACGCAGGTTGCGGACAAATGAGGAAATCTGGAAGATATTTCCTCCTGCTTGGCATGTAGACTATTTGTTATGTATCCAGTTCTGTAAGTTGACAAG GTCACAACTTGTGGATATACTTAACAATCTCAAAGAAAAGCCAGATGTTGCAACTTTATTATCG GCATTGCAGAGGACTCTTGAATTTGAGGAAGAATTGGCAAAAAAGTTCAGTGGAGGAACTACAAATTCCCGAAGTAGAGAATATGGTGATGATGTAGATGATGTAGATGAGGGGGAGAACAGCAACAAGCGAATTGTATCAGATATTCAGAAAAAGTATGAAAAGAAACTTGCCCTGCATCGTGGAGGTGGAACTGAACAA gaGGATAAGCAGAAAGAACTTTTAATTCCTGGAGCTGGG TTCAACTTCCGTGGCATCATTTCATCTTGTTTTGAAGTCCATTTGACTGTGTATGTAGAATTAGAGGAGAAAACCCTAATGGAACATCTGGAGAAGCTTGTTCAG GAAGAGACCTGGGAAACTGAAGAGGGAAGTCAAACTAATATTTTGTCAAGCAGCATGCAG GTCTTCTTGATAATTAGGAAAAGCTTGAAGAGATGCGCATCTCTAACGAAGAACCAaacattgtttaatttattcgAG GTATTCAAAAGAATTCTTAGATCATATGCAACAAAACTATATGCAAGATTACCAAAAGGTGGAACAGGGATTGTTGCCGCTGCTACTGGCACAGATGGACAGATCAAG ACTTCTGATAGAGATGAGCGAATGATATGCTACATTGTGAATACAGCAGAATACTGCCACCAAACG TCAGGTGAGCTAGCTGAAAATGTTTCAAAGATTATCGAATCTCAATTTGCAGAAAAGATTGATATATCTGATGTGCAG GATGAATTTTCAGCTGTGATTACAAAAGCACTATTGACATTAGTGTATGGTCTTGAAACCAAGTTTGATGCTGAAATGATTGCAATGACTCGCGTTCCTTGGGCCAATCTTGAAAGTGTTGGCGATCAATCAGA gtatgtCAATGGAATAATTTCTATTCTTACCAGCAGCATTCCAGCCCTCGGAAACCTACTTTCTCCCACCTACTTTCAGTTTTTCTTAGACAAG TTAGCAGCTTCACTGGGTCCTCGGTTCTACCTCAACATTTATAAATGCAAACAGATATCAGAAACTGGTGCACAACAG ATGCTGTTGGACACTCAGGCTGTAAAGACAATCCTTCTTGAAATTCCTGCTTTAGGGAAACAG GCTACAGTTGTTGCTGGTTATTCAAAATTTGTAAATCGTGAAATGAGCAAAGCGGAAGCTCTCTTAAAG GTTATATTATCCCCAATTGAATCTGTTGGAGATACATACAGAGCGCTGATTCCTGAGGGCACTCCTTTAGAATTCCAACGAATACTGGATCTCAAG GGACTCAAGAAAGTTGATCAACAATCCTTAATGGAGGACTTCAACAAGCACAATACAGGAATCAAACACCATTCCATGGCCCCAACAGTCATGACACCTGCCCCGGCCCCTCCGACCATTCCAACTCTGGCACCTACTTCAACTTCCTCCTCAACAACCACAATGCCTGGAGGAGCCATTGTGTCCCGAGAAGATGTCCTAGCGCGCGCAGCTGCACTAGGCCGGGGAGCTGCAACAATCGGGTTCAAGCGGTTCCTCGCCTTGACTGAAGCTGCTAAAGATCGAAAGGATGGACCTTTTCGAAAGCTTTTCAATCCTTAG
- the LOC120267003 gene encoding vacuolar protein sorting-associated protein 53 A isoform X2: MDKSSALEYINQMFPTEASLSGVEPLMQKIHSEIRRVDAGILAAVRQQSNSGTKAKEDLAAATHAVQELMYKIREIKSKAEQSEAMVQEICRDIKKLDFAKKHITTTITALHRLTMLVSAVEQLQVMASKRQYKEAAAQLEAVNQLCSHFEAYRDVPKINELREKFKNIKKILKSHVFSDFSSLGTGKETEEANLLQHLSDACLVVDALEPSVREELVKNFCNKELISYQQIFEGAELAKLDKTERRYAWIKRRLRTNEEIWKIFPPAWHVDYLLCIQFCKLTRSQLVDILNNLKEKPDVATLLSALQRTLEFEEELAKKFSGGTTNSRSREYGDDVDDVDEGENSNKRIVSDIQKKYEKKLALHRGGGTEQDKQKELLIPGAGFNFRGIISSCFEVHLTVYVELEEKTLMEHLEKLVQEETWETEEGSQTNILSSSMQVFLIIRKSLKRCASLTKNQTLFNLFEVFKRILRSYATKLYARLPKGGTGIVAAATGTDGQIKTSDRDERMICYIVNTAEYCHQTSGELAENVSKIIESQFAEKIDISDVQDEFSAVITKALLTLVYGLETKFDAEMIAMTRVPWANLESVGDQSEYVNGIISILTSSIPALGNLLSPTYFQFFLDKLAASLGPRFYLNIYKCKQISETGAQQMLLDTQAVKTILLEIPALGKQATVVAGYSKFVNREMSKAEALLKVILSPIESVGDTYRALIPEGTPLEFQRILDLKGLKKVDQQSLMEDFNKHNTGIKHHSMAPTVMTPAPAPPTIPTLAPTSTSSSTTTMPGGAIVSREDVLARAAALGRGAATIGFKRFLALTEAAKDRKDGPFRKLFNP, translated from the exons aTGGACAAGTCAAGTGCTTTAGAGTATATCAACCAGATGTTCCCAACTG AAGCATCTTTATCTGGTGTGGAGCCACTAATGCAAAAGATACACAGTGAGATTCGTCGTGTGGATGCAGGGATATTGGCAGCTGTTCGCCAACAG AGTAATTCAGGGACAAAAGCAAAGGAAGATCTTGCTGCTGCAACACATGCTGTTCAG GAATTGATGTACAAGATAcgagaaatcaaatcaaaagcTGAACAAAGTGAAGCAATGGTTCAGGAAATTTGCCGGGACATCAAGAAATTGGATTTTGCAAAGAAGCATATAACCACTACAATTACTGCTCTTCATCGCCTTACCATGCTAG TCTCAGCTGTTGAGCAACTGCAAGTAATGGCTTCAAAACGCCAGTATAAGGAGGCTGCTGCTCAGTTGGAG GCAGTAAACCAGTTATGCAGTCATTTTGAAGCTTATAGGGATGTGCCAAAGATAAATGAACTCCGAGAGAAGTTTAAGAACATCAAGAAGATACTCAAGTCTCATGTGTTTTCAGATTTTTCAAG CCTGGGGACTGGAAAAGAGACAGAAGAAGCTAATTTGCTGCAACATTTATCAGATGCTTGCTTAGTGGTCGATGCTCTGGAACCATCTGTAAGGGAAGAACTGGTGAAAAATTTCTGCAACAAAGAACTTATTTCATATCAACAGATCTTTGAAGGAGCAG AACTGGCAAAATTGGATAAGACAGAAAGGAGATATGCATGGATAAAACGCAGGTTGCGGACAAATGAGGAAATCTGGAAGATATTTCCTCCTGCTTGGCATGTAGACTATTTGTTATGTATCCAGTTCTGTAAGTTGACAAG GTCACAACTTGTGGATATACTTAACAATCTCAAAGAAAAGCCAGATGTTGCAACTTTATTATCG GCATTGCAGAGGACTCTTGAATTTGAGGAAGAATTGGCAAAAAAGTTCAGTGGAGGAACTACAAATTCCCGAAGTAGAGAATATGGTGATGATGTAGATGATGTAGATGAGGGGGAGAACAGCAACAAGCGAATTGTATCAGATATTCAGAAAAAGTATGAAAAGAAACTTGCCCTGCATCGTGGAGGTGGAACTGAACAA GATAAGCAGAAAGAACTTTTAATTCCTGGAGCTGGG TTCAACTTCCGTGGCATCATTTCATCTTGTTTTGAAGTCCATTTGACTGTGTATGTAGAATTAGAGGAGAAAACCCTAATGGAACATCTGGAGAAGCTTGTTCAG GAAGAGACCTGGGAAACTGAAGAGGGAAGTCAAACTAATATTTTGTCAAGCAGCATGCAG GTCTTCTTGATAATTAGGAAAAGCTTGAAGAGATGCGCATCTCTAACGAAGAACCAaacattgtttaatttattcgAG GTATTCAAAAGAATTCTTAGATCATATGCAACAAAACTATATGCAAGATTACCAAAAGGTGGAACAGGGATTGTTGCCGCTGCTACTGGCACAGATGGACAGATCAAG ACTTCTGATAGAGATGAGCGAATGATATGCTACATTGTGAATACAGCAGAATACTGCCACCAAACG TCAGGTGAGCTAGCTGAAAATGTTTCAAAGATTATCGAATCTCAATTTGCAGAAAAGATTGATATATCTGATGTGCAG GATGAATTTTCAGCTGTGATTACAAAAGCACTATTGACATTAGTGTATGGTCTTGAAACCAAGTTTGATGCTGAAATGATTGCAATGACTCGCGTTCCTTGGGCCAATCTTGAAAGTGTTGGCGATCAATCAGA gtatgtCAATGGAATAATTTCTATTCTTACCAGCAGCATTCCAGCCCTCGGAAACCTACTTTCTCCCACCTACTTTCAGTTTTTCTTAGACAAG TTAGCAGCTTCACTGGGTCCTCGGTTCTACCTCAACATTTATAAATGCAAACAGATATCAGAAACTGGTGCACAACAG ATGCTGTTGGACACTCAGGCTGTAAAGACAATCCTTCTTGAAATTCCTGCTTTAGGGAAACAG GCTACAGTTGTTGCTGGTTATTCAAAATTTGTAAATCGTGAAATGAGCAAAGCGGAAGCTCTCTTAAAG GTTATATTATCCCCAATTGAATCTGTTGGAGATACATACAGAGCGCTGATTCCTGAGGGCACTCCTTTAGAATTCCAACGAATACTGGATCTCAAG GGACTCAAGAAAGTTGATCAACAATCCTTAATGGAGGACTTCAACAAGCACAATACAGGAATCAAACACCATTCCATGGCCCCAACAGTCATGACACCTGCCCCGGCCCCTCCGACCATTCCAACTCTGGCACCTACTTCAACTTCCTCCTCAACAACCACAATGCCTGGAGGAGCCATTGTGTCCCGAGAAGATGTCCTAGCGCGCGCAGCTGCACTAGGCCGGGGAGCTGCAACAATCGGGTTCAAGCGGTTCCTCGCCTTGACTGAAGCTGCTAAAGATCGAAAGGATGGACCTTTTCGAAAGCTTTTCAATCCTTAG
- the LOC120267007 gene encoding uncharacterized protein LOC120267007, producing the protein MTTLREEKGGKKETSVSSILKLQHLQKLAKCAGVPPPLAALFGHNLASNAEAAGVPLDSSCFLCQRCETVLQPGFNCTIRIEKNVKNKGRQKKSIPTTSKNSMVYTCHFCSHRNIKWGTPTGHVEGLLASRLGSHSHSNARNKTSNRNPHEKILEVLDANSELKSFTHIKAAANTDNMHVDVKTTDAVRTMEKTTDAVWTMEKSLSALKKKRKASKSHQSEIPIQGSSSERIVDSGKGASASNKRRRKSWSSLREKAESNELHKVRNLSNIVIPFHL; encoded by the exons ATGACAACGCTTAGGGAAGAGAAGGGTGGGAAGAAGGAGACAAGTGTGAGTTCAATCTTGAAGCTACAACATCTTCAAAAGCTGGCAAAGTGTGCTGGTGTTCCTCCTCCTCTTGCTGCTTTATTTGGTCACAATCTTGCTTCTAATGCTGAGGCTGCAGGTGTTCCTTTGGATTCCTCTTGTTTTCTTTGCCAAAG GTGTGAGACCGTGTTACAACCTGGATTTAACTGCACCATCCGAATTGAAAAGAATGTGAAGAACAAGGGACGACAAAAGAAGTCTATCCCTACAACCTCTAAGAACAGCATGGTTTACACTTGCCACTTCTGTTCACACCGTAACATTAAATGGGGCACTCCAACAGGCCATGTTGAAGGTCTGCTGGCATCGAGACTGGGATCCCATTCACACTCGAATGCTCGGAACAAGACATCGAACCGGAATCCACATGAGAAAATCTTAGAAGTTCTAGATGCCAACTCAGAGCTTAAATCTTTCACTCACATTAAGGCTGCTGCAAACACTGATAATATGCATGTTGATGTGAAAACTACGGATGCCGTGCGGACAATGGAGAAAACTACGGATGCAGTGTGGACAATGGAAAAATCATTGAGtgcattgaagaagaaaaggaaagccAGTAAATCCCATCAGAGTGAGATTCCTATTCAAGGCAGCAGTTCAGAAAGAATTGTTGATTCAGGTAAAGGGGCCAGTGCATCGAACAAACGGCGGAGGAAAtcctggtctagcctaagggaGAAAGCCGAAAGTAATGAACTTCATAAAGTTAGAAATCTTAGTAATATTGTCATTCCGTTCCATCTGTAA